CGACGGGGTCGGCCTCGCCGCTACGCAGGTCGACGTGCACGAGCGGGTGATCGTCATCGACACCTCCGAGGGGCGTGACACGCCGCGGGTGCTGATCAATCCCGAGATCCTGGAACGCAGCGAGGAGCGGGTGGTCGCCGACGAGGGCTGCCTGTCGGTGCCGCAGGTCTACGACAAGGTCGAACGCCATGCCCGCGTGCGGGTGCGGGCCCTGGGCCGCGACGGCGAGCCCTACGAGTTCGACGCCGACGGCCTGCTCGCGGTGTGCGTGCAGCACGAGATGGACCACCTGCTGGGCAAGGTGTTCGTCGAGTACCTGAGCTCGCTCAAGCGCGACCGCATCAAGACCCGCATGCTGAAGAAGCAGCGCGACGAACAGCCGGCGACGCGCTGACGCTCGCCGATGCGACTCGCCTTCGCCGGCACGCCGGACTTCGCCGCCGTGGCGCTCGATGCGCTGCTGGCCGCCGGCCACGACATCCCGCTGGTGCTGACGCAACCCGACCGGCCCGCCGGCCGCGGGTTGAAGCTGCAGCCGTCGCCGGTCAAGCAGCGCGCGCTGGCGGCCGGCGCCGAGGTGCTGCAGCCGCGCAGCCTGCGGCTGGACGGCAAGCACCCCGAGGACGCCCGCGCGGCCCAGCAGGTGCTTGCCGTGGCCGGCCTGGACGCCATGGTGGTCGCCGCCTACGGGCTGATCCTGCCAGCCTGGGTGCTCACGCTGCCGCGCCACGGCTGCCTCAACATCCATGCCTCGCTGCTGCCGCGCTGGCGCGGCGCCGCCCCCATCCACCGCGCCATCGAGGCGGGGGACACCGAGACCGGCATCACGCTGATGCAGATGGACGAGGGGCTGGACACCGGCGACATGCTGCTCATCGCGCGCGAGCCGATCCGGCCCGACGACACCACCGGCACGCTGCACGACCGGCTGGCCGCCCTCGGCGCGCGGCTGGTGGTCCAGGGCCTGCAGTCCCTGCCGGTCGACGCGCTGCCCCGCACGCCGCAGCCCGCCGCGGGCGTGACCTACGCCCACAAGGTCGACAAGGCCGAGGCGGCGCTCGACTGGCGGCAGCCGGCGGCGGTGCTCGAGCGCCGGGTGCGGGCCTTCGACCCGTTCCCCGGCGCGGCCTTCGCGCTCGACGGCGAGGTCGTCAAGCTCTGGCAGGCGGCGCTGCGGCCCGACCTGCACGGCGCCCCGGGCGAGGTGCTCGATGCCGGCGCCGGCGAGCGCGCCATCGCCTGCGGCGAGGGCGGGGCCCTGCTGCTCCGTCAGCTGCAGCGGCCGGGCGGGCGGCGCGTCGCCGCAGCCGAGTTCCTGCAGGCGCGGCCGCTCGAGGTCGGCCGGCGGCTGGCCTAAGACCTACAGCAGCGAGACGAGTGTCGGTGCGAGCCGGCGCAGCGCGGCCTCGCCGGCGGCATCACCGCGCAGGAAGGCGAAGTCCGCGAAGTCGAAGCCCGGGCCCACCGTGGCGCCGACATAGGCATACCCTTCCTCGGGCTGTGCCGCCTGCCACCAGCCGGCCGGCACGGTGTGGCAGGGCCGGCGCCCCTGCGCATCGGCCGCCGCCAGCACCACCCGGTCCACCCGGTCCCGCGACGGCGGCATCAGCCACAGCACCAGCGGCCCGCCTTCGAGCAGGTGCCACACCTCGTCGGACACCACCCGGTGCCAGGCCGAGGCCTGCCCGCGCGCCAGCAGGAAGTCGATGGTCGTGATCGCGCTGCGCGCCGGTCGGCCATCGGCCGGCTGCACCTGGGCGGCGGCGCGGAAGGTCTCGCGGTACCAGCCGCCTTCGGGGTGCGGCTGCAGCTGCAGCAGCGCGACCAGTTCGGCCGCGCGCGGCTCGTCGGGCAGGGCAGGGGTGGGCATGGCGCAGTGTGCCGCGGTGGTTGAACTTCCCGGCCGGCGTCCGCATCTACCGCGGGTGCCGCGGTGCGGCGCCCACAAAGGACCCGACGCATGTTCAATCTGTTGAAGACCGCCGTGCTGATGGCGGCCATCACCGCCCTCTTCATGGCGCTGGGCGCCATGCTGGGCGGACAGCAGGGCATGGTGCTGGCGCTGGTGGTCGCGCTGGCGATGAACTTCTTCAGCTACTGGTACAGCGACAAGCTGGTGCTGAAGATGTACAACGCGCAGGAGGTCGACGCCACCTCGGCGCCGCACTTCTACCGCATGGTGCAGGAGCTGAGCCAGCGCGCCGGCCTGCCGATGCCGCGCGTCTACCTGATCGAGGAGAACGCGCCCAACGCCTTCGCCACCGGCCGCAACCCGGAGAACGCCGCCGTCGCGGCGACCACCGGCATCCTGCGGCTGCTGTCCGAGCGCGAGATCCGCGGCGTGATGGCGCACGAGCTGGCGCATGTGAAGCACCGCGACATCCTCATCTCCACCATCAGCGCCACCATGGCCGGTGCCATCGGCATGCTGGCCAACTTCGCGATGTTCTTCGGTGGGCGCGATTCGGAAGG
The sequence above is a segment of the Aquabacterium sp. J223 genome. Coding sequences within it:
- a CDS encoding cupin domain-containing protein, with protein sequence MPTPALPDEPRAAELVALLQLQPHPEGGWYRETFRAAAQVQPADGRPARSAITTIDFLLARGQASAWHRVVSDEVWHLLEGGPLVLWLMPPSRDRVDRVVLAAADAQGRRPCHTVPAGWWQAAQPEEGYAYVGATVGPGFDFADFAFLRGDAAGEAALRRLAPTLVSLL
- the def gene encoding peptide deformylase, with product MALLPILRYPDPRLHTVAKPVQQVDERIRRLVDDMLETMYAADGVGLAATQVDVHERVIVIDTSEGRDTPRVLINPEILERSEERVVADEGCLSVPQVYDKVERHARVRVRALGRDGEPYEFDADGLLAVCVQHEMDHLLGKVFVEYLSSLKRDRIKTRMLKKQRDEQPATR
- the htpX gene encoding zinc metalloprotease HtpX, which gives rise to MFNLLKTAVLMAAITALFMALGAMLGGQQGMVLALVVALAMNFFSYWYSDKLVLKMYNAQEVDATSAPHFYRMVQELSQRAGLPMPRVYLIEENAPNAFATGRNPENAAVAATTGILRLLSEREIRGVMAHELAHVKHRDILISTISATMAGAIGMLANFAMFFGGRDSEGRPANPIAGLLVAMLAPVAAGLIQMAISRAREFEADRGGAEISGDPAALASALQKIHRYAHGGIPMEAAERNPATAQMMIMNPLSGGGLRGLFSTHPSTEERVARLMAMAGGRY
- the fmt gene encoding methionyl-tRNA formyltransferase, encoding MRLAFAGTPDFAAVALDALLAAGHDIPLVLTQPDRPAGRGLKLQPSPVKQRALAAGAEVLQPRSLRLDGKHPEDARAAQQVLAVAGLDAMVVAAYGLILPAWVLTLPRHGCLNIHASLLPRWRGAAPIHRAIEAGDTETGITLMQMDEGLDTGDMLLIAREPIRPDDTTGTLHDRLAALGARLVVQGLQSLPVDALPRTPQPAAGVTYAHKVDKAEAALDWRQPAAVLERRVRAFDPFPGAAFALDGEVVKLWQAALRPDLHGAPGEVLDAGAGERAIACGEGGALLLRQLQRPGGRRVAAAEFLQARPLEVGRRLA